DNA sequence from the Deinococcus depolymerans genome:
AAATCCGGGTGCAGCCGGGCCGCCTGATCGACTGGCTCCTGTCCGGCTACTTCGAGCGCATGGGGAGCCACGCCGATTGGCAGCCACTCATCGAACGGCCCCTGACTGCCGTGCAGGTCGGTCAGAACGAGGTGAGGTTGAACTTTGGGATGCAGGAAGTTTTCATCGTCACTGCGGAAATCGACCCGCTGTCCGGGCAGATCGAAGGCAGAACCGACAACCTGGTGGTGTTCTTTGACGTGAATCAGCGGCAGGCGTTCTGGCAGCAGTATCCCGAACAGTCAGCCCCCTGAACACCAGACCGTTGCGTGCAGCGCAGCAGGCTCCCAGTTGAATCGCTAGAGTCCGCTCATGACCGACGCTGTCCCTCTTCCCGCGCTGCACGTGACGAGTGGCGGCACGCGCGTGTACACGCTGCCCGTGCGGGCCTTCCCGAACTTCCGCGCGAACGCCTACCTGCTGGTGCGTGGCGACCCGCACGCCCCGGCGTACGCGGCGCTGGTGGATACCGGCGGGTCTGGCCCGGACAACCTGGGGGACCTTCAGGCCGGACTGGCGGCGGTGCGGGCCGGTCACGGCGAGGCGGTGGGCCTGGACACCCTGAGTCGGATCGTGATCACGCATCCGCACCCGGACCACCTGGGCGGCCTGAGTGCCCTGCGGGGGCACACGGACGCGCCCGTGGCGGCGTTCCACAGCGCCGTGCCGTTCATCGAGGAGCCCGGCGTTCTCCGCGCGGCGTGGCTGACCCCGCCCGACGCGCAGGCCGCGTGGCTGGGCCTGCCGCCCGGGAGCGAACTGGACGGCCGGGTCCGCCGACGGGGTGCGAACCTCAGCGTGCCGCGCGCCCTCCCCGTCGCCACGCCCCTGTGTGATGGGGACGTGCTGGACGACCTGCTGCACGTCATCCACACGCCGGGGCACGAGGGGAACCAGATCTGCCTGCGCGTGGACGACATGCTGCTCAGCGCCGATCACCTGCTGCCGCTGAACTCCCCGCCGCTGATGCCTGCCCGCTTCCTGCGCGGCAGTGGCGTGGCGGCGTTCCTGGCGTCGCTGGACCGCGTGGAGGCGCTGGACGGCGTGACCCTCGCCCTGGGCGGGCACGACGGCCCCATGCGCGACCCCCGCGCCCGCATCCACGCGCTGCGCACCCGCACGCACGAGAAACTGGACGGCCTGCTCGCCGCCTGCACGCACCCCATGACCATCCACGACCTGCTGCTGGCGCTGCACCCACGCCTGCGGTCCATTCAGGCGGTGCTGCTGCTCGACCAGACCGCCGCCCTCGCGGAGTATCTGGCTGGCACAGGCGCCCTGAGCGAGACTGCGCGCGGGGACGGCGCGGGCCTGTTCACCCGCACCTGAACCTGCGCGCCGTGCGGTACTCTGGAGCGTTATGACCCCGGAGC
Encoded proteins:
- a CDS encoding MBL fold metallo-hydrolase, whose translation is MTDAVPLPALHVTSGGTRVYTLPVRAFPNFRANAYLLVRGDPHAPAYAALVDTGGSGPDNLGDLQAGLAAVRAGHGEAVGLDTLSRIVITHPHPDHLGGLSALRGHTDAPVAAFHSAVPFIEEPGVLRAAWLTPPDAQAAWLGLPPGSELDGRVRRRGANLSVPRALPVATPLCDGDVLDDLLHVIHTPGHEGNQICLRVDDMLLSADHLLPLNSPPLMPARFLRGSGVAAFLASLDRVEALDGVTLALGGHDGPMRDPRARIHALRTRTHEKLDGLLAACTHPMTIHDLLLALHPRLRSIQAVLLLDQTAALAEYLAGTGALSETARGDGAGLFTRT